Proteins from a single region of Flavobacterium sp. YJ01:
- a CDS encoding TonB-dependent receptor, translated as MKKANLLIFLLLPLFCLAQSFQLKGKIANEKSTLEWANVSILNLEGKIINGTTSKQDGTFDINLKKGTYKIRIGLLGFTDYEKEFTIEKDTDLGIIVLKENATNLGEVVIQSKKKTIEQKTDRLVYNLENNVTTVGGDALSAISTAPGVVVQNNAITILGKGTSRVMIDGRMLELAGEELNNFLKSISSGDIKNIEIISNPPAKYDAEGTGGLINIIMKKGIRDSWKNTTTVSYDQNKFGIVTLRDNFFYNKKKFRFSASLNGKTGYLNATDDLKMYFPNGLSHIYSITKVKNENLSGKLALDYDLSERTTIGFQYLNDRNNPDFKSDIRIDNYNAQNQLDNVTLNNSFTDKGSKNQTYNAHLITKLDSLKRKLSVDLDYFNYSSKFNRNFVANNYTPDMTFVDVNQSGQNISNQDIDNWSFRADMEHPFQALNLSYGAKMSFTNSISDVLYYNTISGNPELDPNQSNRFKYTENNQAVYVNADKKFNEKWNFQMGLRLENTQTNGFSETMNQETVNNYLKLFPTFYASYKKNENNTFSLNYGKRINRPRFDLLNPFRIYISSNSYSEGNPFLKPSFSDNFEFAHSYKEVLRTSVFVNSVTNGYGVLFTSNPETNTQIVTRENYFKNLNYGVGETYSATFAEWWSSENSLYFLGAKTEFIKDINATPSNSLQVDFSTNNTFILGKTTKLQIDFSYSSPFKSGLYEIGYASSFDIGFKQDLFNKTMQIAFLANDIFNTSYLKDFTSVVNGVKQVYIENQSNRFVRLSVVYNFGNKKINVKERAFGNQDEKKRTGN; from the coding sequence ATGAAAAAAGCAAACCTCCTTATCTTTTTATTATTGCCTTTATTTTGTTTAGCACAATCTTTTCAATTAAAAGGAAAAATAGCAAATGAAAAATCGACATTAGAATGGGCAAATGTTTCAATATTAAATTTAGAGGGAAAAATTATTAACGGAACAACTTCTAAACAAGACGGAACTTTTGATATTAATCTTAAAAAAGGAACTTATAAAATAAGAATTGGTCTTTTGGGATTTACAGATTATGAAAAAGAATTTACAATAGAAAAAGATACTGATTTAGGAATTATCGTTTTAAAAGAAAACGCAACCAATTTGGGCGAAGTTGTTATTCAATCTAAAAAGAAAACAATCGAACAGAAAACAGATCGTTTGGTTTATAATTTAGAAAATAATGTAACTACAGTTGGTGGAGATGCTTTGAGCGCCATTAGTACAGCGCCCGGCGTTGTGGTGCAAAATAATGCAATTACGATACTAGGAAAAGGAACTTCTCGAGTTATGATTGACGGAAGAATGTTAGAATTGGCTGGTGAGGAATTGAATAACTTTTTGAAATCTATTTCTTCAGGAGATATTAAAAACATTGAAATTATTAGTAATCCGCCAGCAAAATATGATGCTGAAGGGACTGGTGGATTGATTAATATTATTATGAAAAAAGGAATTCGTGATTCTTGGAAAAATACAACGACAGTTTCTTACGATCAAAATAAATTTGGAATTGTTACTTTGAGAGACAACTTTTTCTACAATAAAAAGAAGTTTAGATTTTCGGCAAGCCTTAACGGAAAAACAGGTTATTTGAATGCAACAGACGATTTGAAAATGTATTTTCCTAACGGACTTTCGCATATTTATAGTATAACAAAAGTAAAAAACGAAAACCTTTCAGGGAAATTAGCTTTAGATTATGATCTTTCTGAGCGTACAACTATTGGTTTTCAATATTTAAATGATAGAAATAATCCTGATTTTAAATCGGATATCAGAATTGATAATTATAATGCTCAAAATCAATTGGATAATGTTACGTTAAATAATAGTTTTACTGATAAAGGTTCTAAAAATCAAACTTATAACGCGCATTTGATTACCAAATTAGATTCTCTAAAACGAAAATTATCTGTTGATCTGGATTATTTTAATTACAGTTCAAAATTCAACCGAAATTTTGTTGCCAATAATTATACGCCAGATATGACTTTTGTAGATGTTAATCAATCTGGGCAAAATATTTCGAATCAAGATATTGATAATTGGAGTTTTAGAGCTGATATGGAACATCCGTTTCAAGCGTTGAATTTATCTTATGGCGCAAAAATGAGTTTTACAAATAGTATCAGCGATGTTTTGTATTACAACACAATTTCTGGAAATCCAGAATTAGATCCAAATCAATCGAACCGATTTAAATACACTGAAAATAATCAGGCGGTTTATGTTAATGCGGATAAAAAATTCAATGAAAAATGGAATTTTCAAATGGGTTTAAGATTAGAAAATACACAAACAAACGGTTTTTCTGAAACTATGAATCAGGAAACGGTTAATAATTATTTAAAGTTATTTCCAACGTTTTATGCTTCTTACAAAAAAAACGAGAATAATACTTTTAGTTTGAATTACGGAAAAAGAATCAACAGACCTCGTTTTGATTTATTGAATCCGTTTCGAATTTATATTAGTAGTAATAGTTATTCTGAAGGAAATCCGTTTTTGAAACCTTCATTTAGTGATAATTTTGAATTTGCACATTCATATAAAGAAGTTTTAAGAACTAGTGTTTTTGTCAATTCAGTTACAAACGGTTATGGCGTTTTGTTTACGTCAAATCCAGAAACGAATACGCAGATTGTAACGCGCGAGAATTATTTTAAAAACCTAAATTACGGAGTCGGAGAAACGTATTCGGCAACTTTTGCAGAATGGTGGTCAAGCGAGAATTCACTGTACTTTTTGGGAGCAAAAACAGAATTTATAAAAGATATTAATGCAACGCCATCAAATAGTTTGCAAGTAGATTTTTCTACAAATAATACATTTATATTAGGTAAGACAACAAAACTGCAAATTGATTTTAGTTATAGTTCGCCTTTTAAAAGTGGTTTGTATGAAATTGGATATGCATCAAGTTTTGATATTGGTTTTAAACAGGATTTGTTTAATAAAACAATGCAGATTGCATTTTTAGCAAATGATATTTTTAATACTTCTTATCTAAAAGATTTTACTTCGGTTGTAAATGGTGTAAAGCAAGTTTATATTGAAAATCAGAGTAATAGATTTGTACGTTTATCTGTAGTTTATAATTTTGGAAACAAAAAAATCAATGTGAAAGAGCGCGCTTTTGGAAATCAGGACGAGAAAAAGAGAACGGGGAATTAA
- a CDS encoding helix-turn-helix domain-containing protein: MDKIDLLQGIGRISVFVSLLLAFFLLTVKTENKLANRLFAWFFICSAIDLSGFFIEASNLRELKFEIFRSTACLFQMPLFYLFVLAVCYSDFRLRWKHLVHLLPFIIVNLVFIPRIYLSAAVDKSIFLSGLNLMSEIYFIQILVEFQYVFYIISVFLIVKKYREIYLENYANASTATYKWLFQITCVFLTAHIIVALKNLLRYSGFSEIFLWANVLVGTIALFITCWFIMKALNHPELFRGVNSKLKLTKDILPEVEEKSASANGQNDEIKTQIEALKQYMTEKEPFLDPSLTIQELANQIDIPVRDLSVLINHQMDQHFFDFVNEYRILKAMNILKDQSKSDLTVLEILYEVGFNSKSSFNTSFKKYTNLTPTAYRNAS; encoded by the coding sequence ATGGATAAAATAGATTTATTGCAGGGAATTGGTCGAATTTCAGTTTTTGTTTCGTTATTGCTTGCATTTTTTTTATTAACGGTCAAAACCGAAAATAAATTGGCAAACCGATTATTTGCTTGGTTTTTTATTTGTTCGGCTATTGATCTTAGCGGTTTTTTTATTGAAGCGAGTAATCTCAGAGAACTAAAATTTGAGATTTTTAGATCTACAGCTTGTTTGTTTCAAATGCCTTTGTTTTATCTTTTTGTACTGGCTGTTTGTTATTCTGATTTTAGATTAAGATGGAAACACTTAGTTCATTTACTTCCTTTTATAATCGTCAATTTAGTTTTTATACCGAGAATTTATCTTAGTGCAGCAGTAGATAAAAGCATTTTTCTTTCAGGTCTTAATTTAATGTCTGAAATTTATTTTATACAGATTTTAGTAGAATTTCAATATGTATTTTATATTATATCTGTTTTTTTGATTGTAAAAAAATACAGAGAAATCTATTTAGAAAATTATGCAAATGCAAGTACAGCGACTTACAAATGGCTTTTTCAGATTACGTGCGTATTTCTAACGGCACATATTATTGTCGCATTAAAAAATTTATTGCGTTATAGTGGTTTTAGTGAAATTTTTCTGTGGGCAAATGTTCTTGTCGGAACGATAGCTTTGTTTATTACTTGTTGGTTTATAATGAAAGCTTTAAATCATCCTGAACTTTTTAGAGGAGTCAATTCGAAACTAAAACTAACAAAAGATATTTTGCCAGAAGTCGAAGAAAAATCGGCATCTGCAAACGGTCAAAATGACGAGATCAAAACTCAAATTGAAGCTTTAAAACAATATATGACAGAGAAAGAACCTTTTCTTGATCCGTCGCTTACGATTCAGGAATTGGCAAATCAAATTGATATTCCGGTTCGTGATTTGTCAGTTTTAATAAATCATCAAATGGATCAGCATTTTTTTGATTTTGTGAATGAATATCGCATTCTAAAAGCTATGAATATTTTGAAAGATCAGTCTAAAAGTGATCTAACTGTTTTAGAAATTTTATATGAAGTTGGTTTTAACTCTAAATCTTCGTTTAATACTTCTTTTAAAAAATACACCAATTTAACACCGACAGCTTATCGAAATGCTTCATAA
- the murQ gene encoding N-acetylmuramic acid 6-phosphate etherase yields MTFTKTTEQASKYEHLEKMSVHELLSNINQEDKTVPYAVEKALPQIEALIPQIVEKLKLGGRLFYIGAGTSGRLGVVDASECPPTFGVPFDLVNGIIAGGDTAIRRAVENAEDNPTQAWIDLQNHNITSNDVVIGIAASGTTPYVIGGLETCNQNNIITGCITCNAGSPLALTAQFPIEVVVGPEFITGSSRMKAGTAQKLVLNMISTAAMIQLGKVRGNKMVDMQLSNIKLVDRGVKMIMGEIPVSYELASELLKKYGSVRNAVDNYKS; encoded by the coding sequence ATGACATTTACGAAAACTACTGAACAAGCATCAAAATACGAACATTTAGAAAAAATGTCTGTTCATGAATTGTTATCCAATATTAATCAAGAAGACAAAACCGTTCCTTATGCGGTCGAAAAAGCTTTGCCACAAATAGAAGCTTTGATTCCGCAAATAGTTGAAAAGCTAAAATTAGGAGGCAGATTGTTTTATATTGGCGCCGGAACTTCTGGACGTCTTGGTGTTGTTGATGCTTCAGAATGTCCGCCAACTTTTGGTGTTCCTTTTGATTTAGTAAATGGTATTATTGCAGGTGGCGACACCGCTATAAGACGCGCTGTAGAAAATGCAGAAGATAATCCGACGCAAGCTTGGATCGATCTTCAGAATCATAATATTACTTCTAATGATGTTGTAATCGGAATTGCCGCTTCTGGCACAACTCCTTACGTAATTGGCGGTTTAGAAACTTGTAATCAAAATAATATTATTACGGGCTGTATTACTTGTAATGCAGGAAGTCCACTGGCATTGACGGCGCAATTTCCGATTGAAGTTGTTGTCGGGCCAGAATTTATTACAGGAAGTTCGAGAATGAAAGCTGGAACGGCTCAGAAATTGGTTTTAAATATGATTTCGACCGCAGCAATGATTCAGCTTGGCAAAGTTCGCGGAAACAAAATGGTTGATATGCAATTGAGCAACATCAAGCTAGTTGATCGTGGCGTAAAAATGATTATGGGCGAAATTCCTGTTTCTTATGAACTGGCATCAGAATTATTGAAAAAATATGGCAGTGTGAGAAATGCTGTTGATAATTATAAATCTTAA
- a CDS encoding DUF6095 family protein, whose product MATNKELLRKGVKYLTGALPLMFLGPSMIYNAFMNQHTNWHYLVLGIGIVACLSSMFLIFLGLKIIMKGIFND is encoded by the coding sequence ATGGCAACAAATAAAGAATTACTAAGAAAAGGAGTTAAATATCTAACTGGCGCTTTGCCATTGATGTTTCTTGGGCCATCAATGATTTATAATGCATTTATGAATCAGCATACAAATTGGCATTATCTTGTTCTTGGTATTGGAATTGTAGCTTGTTTGTCTTCTATGTTTTTAATCTTTTTAGGATTGAAAATCATCATGAAAGGTATATTTAACGACTAA
- a CDS encoding type II toxin-antitoxin system RelE/ParE family toxin, producing the protein MGKKIIWSSNALNQLEDIHFYIFFESKSIKIADKVINTVFESTEILKTQSVIYKLDKQKTNNDGTFRVYSVYEYSISYQITVDSIYILRVRHNARKSKKHSWKI; encoded by the coding sequence ATGGGGAAGAAAATAATTTGGTCAAGCAATGCTTTGAATCAATTAGAAGACATTCATTTTTATATTTTCTTCGAAAGTAAATCTATCAAAATTGCAGATAAAGTAATTAATACCGTGTTTGAAAGTACCGAAATACTTAAAACACAATCTGTAATTTACAAACTAGATAAACAGAAAACTAATAATGATGGTACTTTCAGAGTTTATTCTGTTTATGAATATAGCATTTCTTATCAAATAACTGTCGATTCAATTTACATTTTACGAGTTCGCCATAATGCTCGAAAATCAAAAAAACATTCATGGAAGATATAA
- a CDS encoding pentapeptide repeat-containing protein: MEDIIHIQKTFEKVVYINKKINNREFEDCVFKNCDFSSSNFGSNTFLDCEFIDCNLSMTSLAGTSLKNVTFRNCKLLGIAFNECDDFLFQVQFEECVLDYALFSNKKMPKTKFINSSVREVTFIGTNLTSSVFDNCNLDGAIFNETQLAGVNFKTAYNYKIDPEFNPMKKAQFSNDGIVGLLDKYDIKIV, from the coding sequence ATGGAAGATATAATTCACATTCAGAAAACATTTGAAAAAGTTGTTTACATCAACAAAAAAATAAATAATCGAGAGTTTGAAGATTGTGTTTTTAAAAACTGTGATTTTTCTAGCAGTAATTTTGGTTCCAATACTTTTTTAGATTGCGAATTTATTGACTGCAATTTATCTATGACAAGTCTAGCGGGAACAAGCTTAAAAAATGTCACTTTTAGAAACTGTAAACTTCTCGGAATCGCTTTTAACGAATGTGACGATTTCTTATTTCAAGTTCAGTTTGAAGAATGCGTTTTAGATTACGCTTTGTTTTCGAACAAAAAAATGCCTAAAACTAAATTCATCAATTCTTCGGTTCGTGAAGTAACTTTTATCGGAACTAATTTAACAAGTTCTGTTTTTGACAATTGCAATCTTGATGGTGCCATTTTCAACGAAACGCAATTGGCGGGAGTCAACTTTAAAACGGCTTACAATTATAAAATCGATCCCGAATTTAATCCGATGAAAAAAGCGCAATTTTCTAATGATGGAATTGTCGGTCTTCTGGATAAATATGACATTAAAATTGTATAA
- a CDS encoding DUF1572 family protein: MSADFSYLESAKKQFLYYKMLGEKAINQLEPEQLFISFNEDTNSIATIIKHISGNMLSRWTDFLTTDGEKEWRNRDSEFENDLKSKEEVLELWNKGWNCLENALENLSPAQLSEIIYIRNEGHTVIEAINRQLAHYPYHVGQIVFYAKQLKNSEWNSLSIPKNKSGNYNAEKFAKEKEIKNFTDDELKRLK, from the coding sequence ATGAGCGCTGATTTTTCTTATTTAGAAAGTGCCAAAAAGCAATTTTTGTATTATAAAATGCTTGGCGAAAAAGCAATTAATCAGCTTGAGCCCGAACAGCTTTTTATTTCTTTTAACGAAGACACAAACAGCATTGCCACCATTATAAAACATATTTCAGGAAATATGCTTTCGCGTTGGACCGATTTTTTAACCACAGATGGAGAAAAAGAATGGCGAAACCGAGATTCTGAATTCGAAAATGATTTAAAATCAAAAGAAGAAGTTTTAGAACTTTGGAATAAAGGCTGGAATTGTCTTGAAAATGCTTTAGAAAATTTATCTCCTGCACAGCTTTCAGAGATCATTTATATTAGAAACGAAGGTCATACCGTTATAGAAGCGATAAATCGTCAATTAGCACATTATCCTTATCATGTCGGACAGATTGTTTTTTATGCCAAACAATTGAAAAACAGCGAGTGGAATAGTTTATCTATTCCGAAAAATAAATCAGGAAATTACAACGCCGAAAAGTTTGCCAAAGAAAAAGAAATTAAGAACTTTACTGACGATGAATTAAAAAGACTGAAATGA
- a CDS encoding DNA topoisomerase IV: MKKIIFLFPFLALVSCYNAEHNCKDFKTGKFKFEYEVNGVKKTTFFERKDDIEIETFEGKTDTATIRWVSDCEYILQKKHPKNMAEEKAINMKILTTSKDSYTFEFGMVGSEEKQRGTVHKVD; encoded by the coding sequence ATGAAAAAAATTATATTCTTATTTCCTTTTTTGGCATTAGTTTCTTGCTATAATGCCGAACACAATTGTAAAGATTTTAAAACAGGAAAATTTAAATTTGAATACGAAGTAAATGGCGTAAAAAAAACAACCTTTTTTGAACGCAAAGATGATATCGAAATCGAAACTTTTGAAGGAAAAACAGATACCGCAACCATTCGTTGGGTAAGTGATTGTGAATATATTCTGCAAAAAAAGCATCCAAAAAATATGGCTGAGGAAAAAGCGATAAACATGAAAATTTTAACTACTTCTAAAGATTCTTATACTTTTGAATTTGGAATGGTCGGCTCTGAAGAAAAACAACGTGGTACAGTGCACAAAGTTGATTAA
- a CDS encoding DUF294 nucleotidyltransferase-like domain-containing protein: protein MKNTISQRVADFLKGYPPFNFLHQKDLEKLSEQISIIYKEKDAVIFAENDKTHDSFYVVHKGAVALKKRTKNTVLDMCDEGDIFGLRPLLAQENYIMEAVAHEESILYAIPIAVFKPYALENRNVGNFLIESYASNTRNPYSDIHKDKLYGDDLLDDNLHSNNHSFDLAPIKYSKKIVTCSPSTTVRDVAIIMNKKKVGAILIVDEMLPIGILTDKDLRNKIVTGDFPITTTAETIMTKPVITYPKKMTVTEAQMAMMKSNISHLCLTKDGTVNTKAVGILSKHDVMVALGNNPAVLIKALKRTKKIKEIKPIRNQIMQLLQGYLDQNIPMTLITKIITELNEACTTRVIEICIEKMSSPPPVKFAWLAMGSQGRGEQMLHTDQDNAIVYENVNEVFRDETRIYFQKFAGLVNKGLFEIGYDYCPADMMASSPKWCMSLDDWKAQVHHWITNPGKNEVLLSFIFFDYSSTYGDTEIVSQLSDYIFETIKANPIFYMHLVSGALQSPSPTGFFRQFLVEQDGANKDNFDIKRRALMPLTDAARVLILSHSIKGISNTAERFEKLAELEPNNRELYLSCSYSFKALLKFRTKQGLLHHDSGQFIELESLTKMEKIKLKRTFKTIKELQELISVRFNISNLV, encoded by the coding sequence ATGAAAAATACCATTTCGCAAAGAGTTGCTGACTTTTTAAAAGGTTATCCGCCATTTAATTTTTTACATCAGAAAGATTTAGAAAAACTGTCCGAACAGATTTCTATTATTTATAAAGAAAAAGATGCCGTAATATTTGCAGAAAACGACAAAACTCACGATTCTTTTTATGTGGTTCACAAAGGCGCTGTTGCTCTTAAAAAAAGGACTAAAAACACCGTTTTAGACATGTGTGATGAAGGCGATATTTTCGGTCTTCGTCCGCTTTTGGCACAAGAAAATTATATTATGGAAGCCGTCGCGCACGAGGAAAGTATTTTGTACGCTATTCCAATTGCAGTTTTTAAACCTTATGCGCTCGAAAACAGAAATGTTGGTAATTTCTTGATAGAAAGTTACGCTTCGAATACTCGAAATCCGTATTCAGATATTCATAAAGATAAATTATATGGCGATGATCTTTTAGATGATAATCTTCATTCTAACAATCATTCTTTTGATTTAGCTCCAATAAAATATTCAAAAAAAATTGTGACTTGCAGTCCGTCTACAACCGTTCGAGATGTTGCTATAATTATGAATAAAAAGAAAGTCGGAGCGATTTTGATTGTAGATGAAATGCTCCCGATTGGTATTTTGACCGATAAAGATCTTCGTAATAAAATTGTAACCGGAGATTTTCCAATTACAACAACTGCCGAAACGATAATGACAAAACCTGTTATTACGTATCCAAAAAAAATGACCGTTACAGAAGCACAAATGGCGATGATGAAAAGCAATATCAGCCATTTATGTTTAACCAAAGACGGAACTGTCAATACAAAAGCTGTTGGTATTTTATCGAAACATGATGTTATGGTCGCACTTGGAAACAATCCTGCGGTTTTAATAAAAGCTTTAAAACGTACCAAAAAGATCAAGGAAATAAAGCCAATTCGAAACCAAATTATGCAATTGCTTCAAGGCTATTTGGATCAAAATATTCCAATGACTTTGATTACCAAAATCATTACAGAACTTAATGAAGCTTGCACTACTCGCGTTATCGAAATTTGTATTGAAAAAATGAGCAGTCCGCCACCTGTAAAATTTGCTTGGCTGGCAATGGGAAGCCAAGGAAGAGGCGAACAAATGTTGCATACAGATCAAGATAATGCTATTGTTTATGAAAATGTGAATGAAGTTTTTAGAGATGAAACCAGAATTTATTTTCAAAAATTTGCTGGACTTGTCAACAAAGGTCTTTTTGAAATTGGATATGATTATTGCCCAGCCGATATGATGGCTTCGAGTCCAAAATGGTGTATGAGTTTAGATGATTGGAAAGCTCAAGTGCATCATTGGATTACCAATCCAGGAAAAAATGAGGTTTTATTATCTTTTATTTTCTTTGATTACAGTTCTACTTACGGAGATACAGAAATTGTAAGTCAGTTGTCAGATTATATTTTTGAAACCATAAAAGCAAATCCGATTTTCTACATGCATTTAGTGAGCGGTGCTTTGCAAAGTCCGTCTCCTACAGGTTTTTTTAGACAATTTTTGGTTGAACAAGACGGAGCGAATAAAGACAATTTTGATATTAAACGAAGAGCTTTAATGCCACTTACAGATGCTGCACGCGTTTTAATTTTATCGCATTCTATTAAAGGAATCAGCAATACGGCAGAACGATTTGAAAAATTGGCAGAATTAGAACCTAACAATAGAGAGCTGTATTTATCGTGTTCTTACTCATTCAAAGCTTTGTTGAAATTCAGAACAAAACAAGGTCTTTTGCATCACGATTCTGGTCAGTTTATCGAATTGGAATCTCTAACTAAAATGGAAAAAATTAAGCTGAAACGTACTTTTAAAACCATTAAAGAG